A stretch of the Archangium violaceum genome encodes the following:
- a CDS encoding sensor histidine kinase — protein sequence MSEQPGLERVLDFLAVPTLRVEEGTARVLFANAAARQFPFILEVSGRGTLVEPEGTPLPPEQHPVKRAARGEPLEGVLFRWARPEGVRTFVVHARPDRTRSPGVVTMTFQDVTQWLRAEADLLRALGARDTFLSVASHELKSPITVLQLVLERLQRGAQREASLAGSLLAERLEPALRQVRRLGVLVQNLLDVSRARNNRFVLDRERFELGGLVREVGERFVEQARQVGSVLTVEDCPQVEVHWDRLRVEQALSNLITNAIKYGAGGPITVRAEARDGVVSLRVEDRGIGVPEGDRECIFNPFERAASGHRVESLGLGLYIVREIARAHGGSVGVMGRDGGGSCFTLRLPLEVTEGENE from the coding sequence GTGTCCGAGCAGCCAGGGCTGGAGAGGGTCCTCGACTTCCTCGCCGTGCCCACACTGCGTGTCGAAGAGGGGACCGCGCGGGTGCTGTTCGCCAACGCGGCGGCACGGCAGTTCCCCTTCATCCTCGAGGTCTCCGGCCGTGGCACCCTCGTGGAGCCGGAGGGCACTCCGCTCCCTCCCGAGCAGCATCCGGTGAAGCGGGCCGCGCGTGGCGAGCCCCTGGAGGGCGTGCTGTTCCGCTGGGCGCGGCCCGAGGGAGTCCGGACCTTCGTGGTGCACGCCCGTCCGGACCGGACCCGCTCGCCGGGCGTGGTGACGATGACCTTCCAGGACGTGACGCAGTGGTTGCGCGCGGAGGCGGACCTGCTGCGGGCGCTCGGGGCTCGCGACACCTTCCTGTCCGTTGCCTCGCACGAGCTCAAGTCCCCCATCACCGTGCTGCAGCTCGTCCTGGAGCGGTTGCAGCGGGGGGCCCAGCGCGAGGCGAGCCTCGCCGGCTCCCTGCTGGCCGAGCGGCTGGAGCCCGCCCTGCGACAGGTGCGCCGGCTGGGCGTGCTGGTGCAGAACCTGCTCGACGTGAGCCGGGCCCGCAACAACCGCTTCGTGCTGGACCGTGAGCGCTTCGAGCTCGGTGGCCTGGTGCGCGAGGTGGGCGAGCGCTTCGTCGAGCAGGCCCGCCAGGTGGGTTCGGTGCTGACGGTGGAGGACTGTCCCCAGGTGGAGGTCCACTGGGACCGGCTGCGGGTGGAGCAGGCGCTCAGCAACCTCATCACCAACGCCATCAAATACGGCGCCGGTGGGCCCATCACGGTCCGGGCCGAGGCGCGCGACGGTGTGGTGTCCCTCCGGGTGGAGGACCGGGGCATCGGCGTACCGGAGGGCGACCGCGAGTGCATCTTCAACCCGTTCGAGCGCGCCGCGTCCGGTCATCGGGTGGAGAGCCTGGGGCTCGGCCTGTACATCGTCCGGGAGATTGCCCGGGCCCATGGGGGCTCGGTGGGAGTCATGGGGCGGGACGGCGGCGGTTCCTGTTTCACGTTGCGTCTGCCCCTGGAGGTCACGGAGGGGGAGAATGAGTAG
- a CDS encoding ATPase domain-containing protein has product MSSEGRVQSGIPRLDFILQGGLKQGGTYALMGPPGGGKTIFANQLCCNHIARSGGRCVYMTLLIESHAKMVGHLSSLNFFKPEYIPDRLYYVSGYQMVRDEGFSGLLELIRRTLRERKATLFVMDGMESVEQFATSPQSYREFVHSLQALASILGCTTLLISNMRERSHVENALVDGVIELSDKLIGPRAVRELTVHKFRGGDYLRGRHEVEITGEGMVIHPRTEVQFSKPPENAREQRVRMGFGLPRLDEMLDGGLPSGSTTALLGSPGTGKTLLGLSFLVEGARRGQHGTYFGFYEPPPRLIEKAEDVGIPLERYVKDGSIELIWQPPLEHFMDSLAEQLLEGLKSQEQKERRRLFIDGAKGFRAAAVYPDRIPRFLSALTNQLRSLDVTTVITDELELFQSQLELPTPELANVVETVILLRYLELRSQLYRLLSIMKMRESRYDTSLREFRISREGIDVADSFESAESILSGQARVRGGKAPGPLGKALKKVRRTGGKGRGGGGGR; this is encoded by the coding sequence ATGAGTAGCGAGGGGCGCGTCCAGAGCGGCATTCCACGCCTGGACTTCATCCTCCAGGGCGGTCTCAAGCAGGGCGGCACCTATGCGCTGATGGGGCCGCCGGGCGGCGGAAAGACCATCTTCGCCAACCAGCTGTGCTGCAACCACATCGCGCGGAGCGGCGGGCGGTGCGTCTACATGACGCTGCTCATCGAATCGCACGCGAAGATGGTGGGGCACCTCTCCAGCCTGAACTTCTTCAAGCCGGAGTACATCCCCGACCGGCTCTACTACGTCAGTGGTTACCAGATGGTGCGTGACGAGGGCTTCAGCGGGTTGCTGGAGCTCATCCGCCGCACCCTGCGCGAGCGCAAGGCCACGCTCTTCGTCATGGACGGCATGGAGAGCGTGGAGCAGTTCGCCACCAGTCCCCAGTCCTACCGGGAGTTCGTGCACTCGCTCCAGGCGCTCGCCAGCATCCTGGGCTGCACCACGCTGCTCATCTCCAACATGCGCGAGCGCTCGCACGTGGAGAACGCCCTGGTGGACGGCGTCATCGAGCTGTCCGACAAGCTCATCGGTCCGCGGGCGGTGCGCGAGCTGACGGTGCACAAGTTCCGCGGCGGCGATTACCTCCGGGGCCGCCACGAGGTGGAGATCACTGGCGAGGGCATGGTCATCCACCCGCGCACGGAGGTTCAATTCAGCAAGCCGCCGGAGAACGCACGTGAGCAGCGCGTCCGCATGGGCTTCGGCCTCCCGCGGTTGGACGAGATGCTCGACGGGGGACTGCCCTCGGGCTCCACCACGGCGCTGCTGGGCTCTCCGGGCACGGGCAAGACGCTGCTGGGGCTCTCCTTCCTGGTGGAGGGGGCCCGGCGGGGCCAGCACGGCACCTACTTCGGGTTCTACGAGCCGCCCCCCCGCCTCATCGAGAAGGCGGAGGACGTGGGCATCCCCCTGGAGCGGTACGTGAAGGACGGAAGCATCGAGCTCATCTGGCAGCCGCCGCTGGAGCACTTCATGGACTCGCTGGCGGAGCAGTTGCTGGAGGGGCTGAAGTCCCAGGAGCAGAAGGAGCGCCGGCGCCTGTTCATCGACGGGGCCAAGGGCTTCCGCGCGGCGGCGGTGTACCCGGATCGCATTCCCCGCTTCCTCTCGGCGCTCACCAACCAGCTGCGCTCGCTGGACGTCACCACCGTCATCACCGACGAGCTGGAGCTCTTCCAGTCCCAGCTCGAGCTGCCCACGCCCGAGCTGGCCAACGTGGTGGAGACGGTCATCCTGCTGCGCTACCTGGAGCTGCGCTCCCAGCTCTACCGGCTGCTCTCCATCATGAAGATGCGGGAGAGCCGCTATGACACCTCGCTGCGCGAGTTCCGTATCTCCCGCGAGGGCATCGACGTGGCCGACTCCTTCGAGAGCGCGGAGTCCATCCTCAGCGGTCAGGCGAGGGTGCGCGGTGGGAAGGCGCCGGGGCCGCTCGGGAAGGCGCTGAAGAAGGTGAGGCGTACCGGGGGCAAGGGCCGGGGCGGCGGGGGTGGGCGGTGA
- a CDS encoding serine/threonine protein kinase, with protein sequence MPSPPLGTRVGGYRLEARLGEGGQGTVYRARRGGRLYALKFLALESPDWAWRELEVRLRLRHVGELAVEGHGLWPHQGPRFLYLVTPYVRGRPLYAWAKEKNPTARQVVRLVLEVARQLVEVHRAGVVHRDIKGPNVLVWREDGRPVLVDFGVGTYVGAPEITNPLGLPGTRHYRSPEALRFRREHAGEHSPARTSDDLWALGVALYWLLTGGYPFDTEVGDEGALADLILKQEPEPPHACNPRVPRTVSELCLRMLEKRPEARFPDAEALCEALEELLEDADGTWDVPLCEEWGPDGATTPQVEWLGLGDWLDKARRLLAYARRHPRRGRPVSLADATTLPGPPDDPAPGKDDTGEEASPHGQRTRTPPRRASVWGSALLVLGLLGVLAVLRFPPHPEPEVPATTPEVVSAPTISEVTNAGQEVAPRGEPPEGGGGAAPEKAETSAPVASATPPEDSTRVKTPRQGSQPQKTQQKKKQRTVLGEVAKVCGTALAVSQAACASPAPQVLPTPPAAECPPGAVQAMNTLGLEFNTTGSLLFFPYDKNSDNPRITLVRQGPGTLQLLGDVWEKLPEDTVFSGELFFGKTHVYGRFTTAHPPGGPTYPVCMELWQSEVVKGVEKKPADERDSARVRTAVFLKPVKRFE encoded by the coding sequence ATGCCATCACCCCCGCTCGGCACCCGGGTGGGCGGCTACCGGCTGGAGGCACGGCTGGGAGAGGGGGGCCAGGGCACAGTGTACCGGGCCCGGCGCGGCGGCCGGCTGTACGCCCTCAAGTTCCTCGCCCTGGAGTCACCCGATTGGGCGTGGCGGGAGTTGGAGGTGCGGCTGCGGCTGCGGCACGTGGGTGAGCTGGCCGTGGAAGGCCACGGACTGTGGCCGCACCAGGGCCCGCGCTTCCTCTACCTCGTCACCCCCTACGTGCGAGGGCGCCCGCTGTACGCGTGGGCGAAGGAGAAGAATCCCACGGCGCGGCAGGTGGTGCGCCTGGTGCTGGAGGTGGCGAGGCAGTTGGTGGAGGTGCACCGGGCCGGAGTGGTGCACCGGGACATCAAGGGCCCCAACGTACTGGTGTGGCGCGAGGACGGGCGTCCGGTGCTGGTGGACTTCGGCGTGGGCACGTACGTGGGGGCGCCCGAGATCACCAACCCCCTGGGACTGCCGGGCACGCGCCACTACCGAAGCCCCGAGGCGCTGCGCTTCCGGCGCGAGCACGCGGGCGAACACTCCCCGGCACGAACCTCGGACGACCTGTGGGCGTTGGGAGTCGCCCTCTATTGGCTGCTGACGGGCGGCTACCCCTTCGACACGGAGGTGGGGGACGAGGGCGCGCTGGCGGACCTCATCCTGAAGCAGGAGCCCGAGCCGCCACACGCGTGCAACCCACGCGTGCCCCGGACGGTGAGCGAGCTGTGCCTGCGCATGTTGGAGAAGCGCCCCGAGGCGCGCTTTCCGGACGCGGAGGCCCTGTGCGAGGCGCTGGAGGAACTGCTGGAGGACGCGGACGGCACGTGGGACGTGCCGCTGTGCGAGGAGTGGGGCCCGGACGGTGCCACCACGCCCCAGGTGGAATGGCTCGGCCTGGGCGACTGGCTGGACAAGGCGCGGCGGCTGTTGGCGTACGCGAGGAGGCACCCCCGGCGAGGCCGGCCCGTGTCACTCGCGGACGCGACCACGCTACCGGGTCCGCCGGATGACCCGGCCCCAGGGAAGGACGACACCGGAGAGGAAGCGAGTCCTCATGGGCAACGGACACGGACGCCTCCGCGGCGCGCGAGCGTCTGGGGTAGCGCCTTGCTGGTGCTGGGACTGCTCGGAGTCCTGGCCGTACTGCGCTTCCCACCCCACCCCGAGCCCGAGGTGCCAGCCACTACTCCTGAAGTAGTCTCCGCTCCTACCATATCGGAGGTCACGAACGCCGGTCAGGAAGTGGCGCCCCGGGGAGAGCCGCCGGAAGGTGGAGGAGGCGCGGCGCCCGAGAAGGCGGAAACCTCCGCGCCCGTCGCCAGCGCGACGCCCCCAGAGGACAGCACGCGCGTGAAGACTCCACGGCAGGGCTCCCAGCCTCAGAAGACGCAGCAAAAGAAGAAGCAGCGAACGGTGCTCGGCGAAGTGGCCAAGGTGTGCGGCACGGCCCTGGCCGTGAGTCAGGCCGCCTGCGCCAGCCCCGCTCCCCAGGTGCTGCCTACCCCTCCGGCCGCGGAGTGCCCACCCGGCGCGGTGCAGGCCATGAATACGCTGGGCCTCGAGTTCAACACGACCGGCTCTTTGCTCTTCTTTCCCTACGACAAGAATAGCGACAATCCCAGAATCACCCTCGTGCGCCAGGGTCCAGGCACGTTGCAATTGCTTGGAGACGTCTGGGAAAAACTTCCGGAAGATACAGTGTTCTCCGGGGAGCTCTTCTTCGGGAAGACGCATGTGTACGGCCGATTCACCACGGCCCACCCTCCCGGAGGACCCACTTATCCCGTCTGCATGGAGCTGTGGCAGTCGGAAGTGGTGAAAGGGGTCGAGAAGAAACCCGCCGACGAACGAGACTCCGCCAGGGTACGGACCGCCGTGTTCCTCAAGCCGGTGAAGCGCTTCGAGTAG
- a CDS encoding DUF2381 family protein: MCALPHTAPLMLALLASTPAIAQPASDEWDTAGERHLELTADNTGQASEMRISPNQASTLMFNMPLQHGGVLVEEKESFRSVMVDEVAGVVTLIPSDSVPRERPLSVAVRFADDALPRSAIFRLVVHPSRAERQVRVYRRPRSGESYQQEARQEHERAEQCVAELERTRAEQKRPDGLTGLLDAGLVKRGRGVHARDISELTQRPGETLQVFSAFSYRAERRVAVAVHVQNTGPQSWAVEWAELVDPKGSRPRVLRVWPFEPIAPGKTLQLVVEAEATEEQARGTFILKLWEANGPRTITLRGVAFP, translated from the coding sequence ATGTGCGCCCTGCCCCATACCGCGCCTCTGATGCTCGCACTCCTCGCTAGTACCCCGGCCATCGCACAACCAGCCTCCGACGAATGGGACACAGCGGGAGAACGCCACCTCGAATTGACAGCGGACAACACCGGACAGGCCTCCGAGATGCGAATCAGCCCCAACCAGGCCAGTACCCTCATGTTCAACATGCCACTGCAACACGGGGGTGTGCTCGTGGAGGAGAAAGAGAGCTTCCGGTCGGTCATGGTGGACGAGGTCGCTGGCGTGGTCACACTCATTCCCTCGGACTCAGTGCCACGGGAGAGGCCGTTGTCGGTGGCGGTGCGGTTCGCGGATGACGCGCTCCCACGAAGTGCGATCTTCCGGTTGGTGGTGCATCCCTCCCGAGCCGAGCGACAGGTGCGAGTGTACCGCCGCCCCCGCTCCGGCGAGTCCTATCAACAAGAGGCAAGGCAGGAGCATGAGCGGGCCGAGCAGTGTGTGGCCGAGTTGGAACGGACCCGGGCGGAGCAGAAACGCCCTGATGGCCTCACGGGACTGCTTGATGCCGGATTGGTAAAGCGGGGCAGAGGTGTCCACGCACGGGACATTTCCGAGCTCACCCAGCGCCCCGGAGAAACCCTCCAGGTGTTCAGCGCCTTCAGCTACCGCGCCGAGCGCCGGGTGGCCGTGGCGGTGCACGTGCAAAACACGGGACCACAATCCTGGGCGGTCGAATGGGCGGAGTTGGTGGACCCCAAAGGCTCTCGGCCGCGAGTTCTACGCGTGTGGCCCTTCGAGCCCATCGCCCCGGGGAAGACGCTCCAGCTCGTGGTGGAGGCGGAGGCAACGGAGGAACAGGCGCGCGGAACCTTCATCCTCAAGCTGTGGGAGGCGAACGGCCCGCGAACCATCACCCTGCGCGGCGTGGCCTTTCCGTGA
- a CDS encoding ATP-binding response regulator: MLPPDFQDILACVPQAVVRLGPDLRVEWVEPDFTSKTGVSLQVGEPVLSALEGGWGRDALERALREGRGHSGHVITSGLKQVRVQARPGRQGSAPGAWLFFEPSGADDDVAFAQALQEIAREVGETLDVDSVCKAAVLAVVRCAQVRRAEVFLAEEGQPLRRVAVSDLASVDSPEDALENHADSFEAALITRQPQIGVQRGYGDAVGSIFAAVPLLSQKRALGLLVLYKEQGTSFSLRELDLWSAAAGQVAVTVENARLLREAHAALRVREEFMSIASHELKTPLTPLKLTLYSMERRLVQGQPVELSSVMKSKRQVERLAGLVNDLLDVSRLELGRLSLQPAPLEVGHLVAEVVDQFRHAFERPFSLTVPSERVWVQGDRDRLEQVLVNLLENAHKYSPTGEPICVEVESLSGEARIHVRDRGIGIPAPDQTRLFQRFYRAANSSHRHFGGLGLGLFISHSIARLHGGSLSLSSAEGQGSTFSLGLPRMTVNEVRRLPRRVLLLDEDPSQEQVAERVLRAEGFEVLTSQEGVEGLRRASYLPVDLVLLSASAAPTQMGIFLAAFAELPRARPIPIVLAGASRPAWAQPDHALCSRPYREAELLAAVRATLTHPEERARALERSSSVKHLERVPADSSMPS; this comes from the coding sequence ATGTTGCCACCCGACTTCCAGGACATCCTCGCTTGCGTCCCCCAGGCTGTGGTGCGGCTCGGGCCGGACCTGCGCGTGGAGTGGGTGGAGCCGGACTTCACCTCCAAGACGGGGGTGTCCCTCCAGGTGGGAGAGCCGGTGTTGTCGGCCCTGGAGGGGGGTTGGGGCCGGGATGCCCTGGAGCGTGCCCTGCGCGAGGGCCGTGGCCATTCGGGGCACGTCATCACCTCGGGCCTCAAGCAGGTGCGTGTCCAGGCCCGCCCCGGCCGTCAGGGCTCGGCCCCCGGCGCCTGGCTCTTCTTCGAGCCCTCCGGCGCGGATGACGACGTGGCCTTCGCCCAGGCCCTCCAGGAGATCGCCCGCGAGGTGGGCGAGACGCTGGACGTGGACAGCGTGTGCAAGGCCGCGGTGCTGGCCGTGGTGCGCTGCGCCCAGGTGCGCCGCGCCGAGGTGTTCCTCGCCGAGGAGGGCCAGCCCCTGCGCCGCGTGGCGGTGTCGGACCTGGCCAGCGTGGACTCCCCCGAGGACGCGCTCGAGAACCACGCCGACTCCTTCGAGGCGGCGCTCATCACCCGGCAGCCGCAGATTGGCGTCCAGCGCGGCTATGGCGACGCCGTGGGCTCCATCTTCGCGGCGGTGCCGCTGCTGTCCCAGAAGCGCGCCCTGGGGCTGCTCGTGCTCTACAAGGAGCAGGGCACCTCCTTCTCCCTGCGCGAGCTGGACCTGTGGAGCGCCGCGGCCGGGCAGGTGGCGGTGACGGTGGAGAACGCCCGCCTGCTGCGCGAGGCCCACGCGGCCCTGCGCGTGCGCGAGGAGTTCATGTCCATCGCCTCGCACGAGCTGAAGACGCCCCTCACCCCGCTCAAGCTGACGCTCTACTCCATGGAGCGCCGCCTCGTGCAGGGCCAGCCCGTGGAGCTCTCCAGCGTGATGAAGTCCAAGCGGCAGGTGGAGCGGCTCGCGGGCCTGGTGAACGACTTGCTGGACGTCTCGCGGCTGGAGCTGGGCCGGCTGTCACTGCAGCCCGCGCCGCTGGAGGTGGGCCACCTGGTGGCGGAGGTGGTGGACCAGTTCCGCCACGCCTTCGAGCGCCCCTTCTCCCTGACCGTGCCCAGTGAGCGCGTCTGGGTGCAGGGAGATAGGGACCGGTTGGAGCAGGTGCTCGTCAACCTGCTGGAGAACGCGCACAAGTACAGCCCGACGGGCGAGCCCATCTGCGTGGAGGTGGAGTCGCTGTCGGGCGAGGCCCGCATCCACGTGAGGGACCGGGGCATCGGGATTCCCGCGCCGGACCAGACGCGGCTCTTCCAGCGCTTCTACCGGGCGGCGAACTCCTCGCACCGTCACTTCGGCGGGCTGGGGCTGGGCCTCTTCATCAGCCATTCCATCGCACGGCTGCACGGAGGCTCGCTGTCGCTCTCGAGCGCCGAGGGCCAGGGCTCCACCTTCAGCCTGGGGCTGCCGCGGATGACCGTGAACGAGGTGCGGCGGCTGCCGCGCCGGGTGCTGCTGCTCGACGAGGACCCCTCGCAGGAGCAGGTGGCCGAGCGCGTGCTGCGCGCCGAGGGCTTCGAGGTGCTCACCTCGCAGGAGGGCGTGGAGGGGCTGCGTCGGGCCTCGTACCTGCCGGTGGACCTGGTGCTGCTGTCGGCGAGCGCCGCGCCCACGCAGATGGGCATCTTCCTGGCGGCCTTCGCGGAACTGCCGCGCGCCCGGCCCATCCCCATCGTGCTCGCCGGGGCCTCGCGGCCCGCCTGGGCCCAGCCGGACCACGCGCTGTGCTCGCGGCCCTACCGCGAGGCGGAGTTGCTCGCCGCGGTGCGCGCCACGCTCACACACCCCGAGGAGCGCGCACGTGCCCTCGAGCGCTCCTCCTCCGTCAAGCACCTGGAGAGAGTGCCAGCGGATTCTTCCATGCCCTCGTGA
- a CDS encoding serine/threonine-protein kinase yields MAQVYRGLHEMLQREVAIKEMLADPVRDKEAVSRFRREALALAAFRHQNIVTLYDLVEKNDVLFMVMEYVDGPTLHELIKEGPLAPEVGAAVGARIADALEHAHFRRIIHRDLKPANVMLTKAGDVKLMDFGVAKDVGLEALTAQGMAVGTPSYMSPEQVTGAPVDGRTDLFALGVLLYEALSGTRPFLGRNAGEVFARIRDGEYTPLHKAAPHLPKQLTDIVKRALEVRPQDRFANAAAMRRELEAFLSQRVGMSYEALLVGFLRHRHKLTETEALAHLTQEELSVIDVFDKQARIPQAWVRWVIAFLAVAGALGTGLVLTQPYWMGLVQQLTTR; encoded by the coding sequence ATGGCCCAGGTGTACCGGGGGCTGCACGAGATGTTGCAGCGCGAGGTCGCCATCAAGGAAATGCTCGCGGACCCCGTCCGGGACAAGGAGGCCGTGTCGCGCTTCCGCCGTGAGGCGCTCGCGCTCGCCGCCTTCCGCCACCAGAACATCGTCACCTTGTACGACCTGGTGGAGAAGAACGACGTCCTTTTCATGGTGATGGAGTACGTGGACGGGCCCACCCTGCACGAGCTCATCAAGGAGGGGCCGCTGGCGCCCGAGGTGGGCGCCGCCGTGGGGGCGCGCATCGCCGACGCGCTGGAGCACGCCCACTTCCGCCGCATCATCCACCGCGATCTCAAGCCCGCCAACGTGATGCTCACCAAGGCCGGCGACGTGAAGCTGATGGACTTCGGCGTGGCCAAGGACGTGGGCCTGGAGGCCCTCACCGCGCAGGGCATGGCGGTGGGCACGCCCTCGTACATGTCTCCCGAGCAGGTTACGGGCGCGCCGGTGGACGGGCGCACGGATCTGTTCGCGCTCGGGGTGCTGCTCTACGAGGCGCTCTCGGGCACCCGCCCCTTCCTGGGCCGCAACGCCGGCGAGGTCTTCGCCCGCATCCGTGACGGCGAGTACACCCCGCTGCACAAGGCGGCCCCCCACCTGCCCAAGCAGCTCACGGACATCGTCAAGCGCGCCCTCGAGGTTCGGCCCCAGGACCGCTTCGCCAACGCCGCCGCCATGCGCCGCGAGCTGGAGGCGTTCCTCTCCCAGCGCGTGGGCATGTCCTATGAGGCCCTCCTCGTGGGCTTCCTGCGCCACCGGCACAAGCTCACCGAGACCGAGGCGCTCGCCCACCTCACCCAGGAGGAGCTGAGCGTCATCGACGTCTTCGACAAGCAGGCGCGGATTCCCCAGGCGTGGGTCCGCTGGGTCATCGCGTTCCTCGCCGTCGCGGGGGCGCTCGGCACGGGGCTCGTCCTGACCCAACCCTATTGGATGGGGCTGGTGCAGCAGCTGACCACCCGCTGA
- the queF gene encoding preQ(1) synthase, which yields MPSQPSKDLQTFPNPAPDRDYEIAFDVPEFTCLCPLTGQPDFAKFKIRYVPDQLCVELKSLKLYMWAYRNEGAFHEKVTNTIADDIVRAIQPRKLTVEGDFFVRGGIGTLVTVTHEKKGRGAKPAAKKSAPARRK from the coding sequence ATGCCTTCCCAGCCTTCCAAGGACCTGCAGACCTTCCCGAACCCCGCGCCGGATCGGGACTACGAGATCGCCTTCGACGTGCCGGAGTTCACGTGCCTCTGCCCGCTGACCGGGCAGCCGGACTTCGCGAAGTTCAAGATCCGCTACGTGCCGGATCAGCTGTGCGTGGAGCTCAAGAGCCTGAAGCTCTACATGTGGGCGTACCGGAACGAGGGCGCCTTCCACGAGAAGGTGACCAATACGATCGCCGACGACATCGTGCGCGCCATCCAGCCGCGGAAGCTGACGGTGGAGGGGGACTTCTTCGTGCGCGGCGGCATCGGGACGCTCGTCACGGTGACGCACGAGAAGAAGGGCAGGGGCGCGAAGCCGGCGGCGAAGAAGAGCGCCCCCGCGCGCCGCAAGTAG
- a CDS encoding phospholipase D-like domain-containing protein yields the protein MEAPARQTLTPALSPGEREWLSAEARGQRITLLDGGAEAYPRMLEAIGTATRRVHLEVYAFEREGVGTRFVAALTAAALRGVEVKVIVDGWGSIGESRALAGTLRAAGIKVRIHNPLTSLFLGRFWRNHRKILLVDDAVAFLGGINIGDHYAAEEGRPGWADLALELRGDICAKLGAKLTAGASTLVAGPVSILLSGVGGGRRLRARYLAGLKDARRRVVLAHAYFLPDTGFVRALRRAARRGVEVHLLLAGRSDVPFARAATMRLYRTLLRAGVHIHEWTATTLHAKAAVVDGERLLVGSFNLDPLSLVNLETLVEVEDAAVAAQATRWMERHVSGARPVGLEDCARSGPQRWLLDVVGLAVARLSERIASFIGSRRMRRRG from the coding sequence ATGGAAGCCCCGGCCCGACAGACCCTCACCCCGGCCCTCTCCCCGGGGGAGAGGGAGTGGCTGTCCGCGGAGGCCCGGGGGCAGCGCATCACCCTGCTCGATGGCGGCGCCGAGGCCTACCCGCGCATGCTGGAGGCCATCGGCACGGCCACCCGGCGCGTCCACCTGGAGGTCTACGCCTTCGAGCGAGAGGGCGTGGGCACGCGCTTCGTCGCCGCGCTCACCGCCGCGGCCCTGCGGGGCGTGGAAGTGAAGGTCATCGTCGACGGCTGGGGCTCCATCGGCGAGAGCCGCGCGCTGGCGGGCACCCTGCGCGCGGCCGGCATCAAGGTCCGCATCCACAATCCCCTCACCTCCCTCTTCCTCGGCCGCTTCTGGCGCAACCACCGCAAGATCCTCCTGGTGGATGACGCGGTGGCCTTCCTCGGGGGCATCAACATCGGGGACCACTACGCCGCCGAGGAGGGACGGCCGGGGTGGGCGGACCTGGCGCTGGAGCTGCGGGGCGACATCTGCGCGAAGCTGGGCGCGAAGCTCACCGCCGGAGCCTCCACGTTGGTGGCGGGCCCGGTGAGCATCCTCCTGTCCGGCGTCGGGGGTGGGCGGCGCCTGCGGGCGCGCTACCTGGCGGGCCTCAAGGACGCGCGGCGCAGGGTGGTGCTGGCCCACGCCTACTTCCTGCCGGACACGGGCTTCGTGCGGGCCCTCCGGCGCGCGGCACGGCGCGGGGTTGAGGTGCACCTGCTGCTGGCCGGCCGCAGCGACGTCCCCTTCGCCCGCGCGGCCACCATGCGCCTGTACCGCACCCTGCTGCGCGCGGGCGTGCACATCCACGAGTGGACGGCCACCACCCTGCACGCCAAGGCGGCGGTGGTGGATGGGGAGCGCCTGCTGGTGGGCAGCTTCAACCTGGATCCGCTCTCCCTGGTGAACCTGGAGACGCTGGTGGAGGTGGAGGACGCGGCCGTGGCCGCCCAGGCCACCCGCTGGATGGAGCGGCACGTGAGCGGCGCTCGTCCGGTGGGCCTGGAGGACTGCGCGCGCTCGGGCCCGCAGCGCTGGTTGCTGGACGTGGTGGGGCTCGCGGTGGCGCGCCTCTCCGAGCGCATCGCCAGCTTCATCGGCTCCCGGAGGATGCGCCGCCGGGGATGA
- a CDS encoding response regulator, whose amino-acid sequence MTSILVVEDEFDVQQVVADVLRDEGYEVSVCGNGRDALERLREHRPDVVVMDVMMPILSGAQALEQIRKTPGLDGVPVILMSEMPPRSGEPRLWQAFLKKPFRLEQLLNAVARVIPGGASSGSR is encoded by the coding sequence GTGACCTCCATTCTGGTCGTCGAGGACGAGTTCGACGTGCAGCAGGTCGTGGCGGACGTGCTGCGGGACGAGGGGTACGAGGTCTCCGTCTGTGGCAACGGACGGGATGCGCTGGAGCGCTTGCGCGAGCACCGCCCCGACGTCGTCGTCATGGACGTGATGATGCCCATCCTCTCCGGGGCGCAGGCGCTCGAGCAGATACGGAAGACGCCCGGCCTGGACGGGGTGCCCGTCATCCTGATGAGCGAGATGCCGCCCCGCTCCGGAGAGCCGCGCCTCTGGCAGGCCTTCCTGAAGAAGCCCTTCCGGCTCGAGCAGCTCCTGAACGCGGTGGCCCGGGTCATCCCCGGCGGCGCATCCTCCGGGAGCCGATGA